In the Wyeomyia smithii strain HCP4-BCI-WySm-NY-G18 chromosome 2, ASM2978416v1, whole genome shotgun sequence genome, one interval contains:
- the LOC129725503 gene encoding esterase B1-like: MSLNDLIINTKYGPVKGAKKQSLLGQEYVRFQGIPYAKAPVGELRFKAPTIPDEWTEILDCSEQCQPCFHFDRRIQKIVGSEDSLKINVFTKVIDTSKPLPVMVYIYGGGFTEGTSGTELYGPDFLLQKDIILVTFNYRVGALGFLCCQSPEDDVPGNAGLKDQNMALRWTVENIAAFGGDPQRITLVGHSAGACSAQYQMISKASENLFHRAIIMSGSIYCDWALSPQRSWPERLAKAIGWDGQGGESDALKYLRTVKPEDIISNQELLFDAQDIQDGILTAFGPTIEPFETQNCFIPKCPLQMARKAWSNNIDLMIGGTSEEGLLLLQRIIPQPEVLHNPQLFMGSLPNGLKITMDQRTDFAAKLKQLYYPDSDPSYSNKDGYVHMMTDKVFWHGMHRTILARANNNLPSSTYVYRFAVDSEFFNHYRIKMIPDPQLRGTSHVDELSYLFSNFTKDVPAKDTFEYRALHTFVDIFTSFVIKGDPNCSSTAELSWEPVKQTKPTFMCLNINNDGIAFINFPDADRMNLWDSFYVNNALY; encoded by the exons GCCCCAACCATTCCTGATGAATGGACGGAAATCTTGGATTGCTCGGAGCAGTGCCAGCCTTGTTTTCATTTTGATCGCCGTATTCAAAAAATTGTTGGTAGCGAGGATAGCttaaaaatcaacgtttttACTAAAGTG ATTGACACATCCAAACCTTTACCGGTTATGGTATATATCTACGGTGGTGGATTTACTGAAGGAACCAGCGGAACCGAATTGTATGGACCAGATTTCCTATTACAAAAGGATATTATCTTAGTAACGTTCAACTACCGTGTCGGGGCTTTAGGATTTCTCTGTTGCCAATCACCAGAGGATGATGTTCCCGGTAATGCTGGTCTTAAGGATCAGAACATGGCTCTTAGATGGACAGTAGAAAATATAGCCGCATTCGGTGGTGATCCACAGCGGATTACACTGGTTGGCCACAGTGCTGGAGCCTGCTCAGCGCAATATCAAATGATTTCCAAAGCGTCGGAGAACCTTTTTCATCGAGCCATTATTATGTCTGGTAGCATCTATTGTGATTGGGCACTATCGCCGCAAAGAAGCTGGCCTGAAAGATTAGCAAAAGCCATCGGTTGGGATGGGCAAGGTGGAGAATCTGATGCACTAAAGTACTTGCGTACGGTCAAACCGGAAGATATCATCAGTAATCAGGAACTTCTTTTCGATGCACAAGACATTCAAGATGGAATTCTCACTGCTTTTGGACCCACGATTGAACCGTTTGAAACACAAAACTGTTTCATTCCAAAGTGTCCATTGCAAATGGCTCGAAAGGCATGGAGCAACAACATTGATCTTATGATTGGTGGTACATCTGAAGAAGGATTGCTTTTGCTACAGAGAATCATTCCTCAACCCGAAGTTTTGCATAACCCACAATTGTTTATGGGCAGCCTTCCAAACGGATTAAAGATAACTATGGACCAAAGAACAGATTTTGCTGCAAAATTGAAACAGCTGTATTATCCTGATAGTGATCCATCTTACAGCAACAAAGACGGATATGTTCAT ATGATGACTGATAAAGTATTCTGGCATGGTATGCATCGTACAATTTTAGCAAGAGCAAACAACAATTTGCCCTCTTCCACCTACGTTTATCGATTTGCTGTAGATTCGGAGTTTTTCAACCACTATCGAATCAAAATGATACCAGATCCACAGCTGCGTGGAACATCGCACGTCGACGAACTTTCTTACTTGTTTTCTAATTTCACTAAGGATGTACCTGCGAAGGACACTTTCGAATATCGAGCGCTGCACACCTTTGTTGATATTTTTACCTCGTTCGTGATCAAAGGTGACCCTAACTGCAGTTCGACGGCTGAACTAAGTTGGGAGCCAGTGAAGCAAACGAAACCAACGTTCATGTGCCTTAACATTAATAATGATGGAATTGCATTTATAAACTTTCCAGATGCCGACCGAATGAATCTATGGGACTCGTTTTATGTTAACAATGCTTTGTATTAA